One Cuculus canorus isolate bCucCan1 chromosome 1, bCucCan1.pri, whole genome shotgun sequence DNA segment encodes these proteins:
- the TMCC3 gene encoding transmembrane and coiled-coil domain protein 3 isoform X2: MLRKVERHDMNTLSLPLNIRRGGSDTNLNFDVPDGVLDFHKVKLSADSLKQKILKVTEQIKVEQTARDGNVAEYLKLVNSADKQQAGRIKQVFEKKNQKSAHSIAQLQKKLEQYHKKLKDIEQNGSSKSTKDTSKDIQHGKSRASGHGTESSKSGVPGVSLTPPVFVFSKSREFANLIRNKFGSADNIAHLKNTLDEFRPETSSRTYGGSATIVAKPKYVSDDECSSGTSGSADSNGNTSFGPTVASTLDSQGKLSVILEELREIKETQSQLADDIENLKAQFKRDYGFISQMLQEERYRYERLEDQLNDLTDLHQHETANLKQELASIEEKVAYQAYERSRDVQEALESCQTRVSKLELHQQEQQAQQSETVNAKVLLGKCINVILAFMTVILVCVSTIAKFIAPMMKSRFHIICTFFAVTLLAIFCKNWDHIICAIERMIIPR, from the exons gTGGAAAGACATGACATGAATACCCTGAGTTTACCGCTTAACATTCGCCGTGGAGGCTCTGACACAAACCTGAACTTTGATGTACCAGATGGGGTCCTAGACTTTCACAAAGTCAAACTCAGTGCAGACagcttgaaacagaaaatcctcAAAGTTACAGAACAAATCAAAGTTGAACAGACAGCTCGTGATGGAAACGTGGCTGAGTATTTGAAACTGGTGAACAGTGCGGACAAGCAACAGGCTGGGCGCATTAAACAAGTCTTTGAGAAAAAGAACCAGAAATCTGCCCACTCCATTGCCCAACTGCAGAAGAAATTGGAACAGTATCACAAAAAGCTCAAGGATATTGAACAAAATGGATCTTCCAAAAGTACAAAAGATACTTCAAAAGACATTCAGCATGGAAAGTCTCGCGCTTCTGGGCATggaacagagagcagcaagtCGGGTGTTCCGGGGGTATCCTTGACACCacctgtctttgttttcagcaagtCTAGAGAGTTTGCAAACCTCATCCGAAACAAATTTGGTAGTGCAGACAACATTGCTCATCTCAAAAATACCTTGGATGAATTTCGGCCAGAAACGAGCTCTAGAACATACGGGGGCAGTGCCACCATTGTTGCCAAACCAAAATATGTCAGTGATGATGAATGCTCAAGTGGGACCTCTGGCTCAGCAGATAGCAATGGCAACACTTCCTTTGGTCCTACTGTGGCAAGTACCCTGGACAGCCAAGGAAAGCTTTCCGTGATTTTGGAGGAACTAAGGGAAATCAAGGAAACACAGTCCCAATTAGCTGACGATATTGAGAATTTAAAAGCACAATTTAAAAGAGACTATGGCTTTATTTCTCAAATGTTACAAGAAGAAAGAtatag aTATGAAAGACTGGAAGACCAATTAAATGACCTCACTGATCTTCATCAACATGAGACAGCAAACTTGAAACAAGAGCTAGCCAGCATAGAGGAGAAAGTGGCCTATCAGGCATATGAGCGATCACGAGATGTTCAg GAAGCCTTGGAATCATGCCAGACCCGAGTTTCAAAACTGGAGCTCCATCAGCAAGAACAGCAAGCACAGCAGTCTGAAACGGTTAATGCCAAAGTGCTCCTGGGGAAATGTATAAATGTTATCCTGGCCTTCATGACTGTCATCTTAGTGTGCGTTTCTACTATTGCAAAGTTCATTGCTCCTATGATGAAGAGCCGTTTTCATATCATCTGCACTTTTTTTGCAGTGACACTGCTGgcaatattttgtaaaaactGGGATCATATCATTTGTGCCATAGAAAGGATGATCATACCAAGATGA
- the TMCC3 gene encoding transmembrane and coiled-coil domain protein 3 isoform X3 — MNTLSLPLNIRRGGSDTNLNFDVPDGVLDFHKVKLSADSLKQKILKVTEQIKVEQTARDGNVAEYLKLVNSADKQQAGRIKQVFEKKNQKSAHSIAQLQKKLEQYHKKLKDIEQNGSSKSTKDTSKDIQHGKSRASGHGTESSKSGVPGVSLTPPVFVFSKSREFANLIRNKFGSADNIAHLKNTLDEFRPETSSRTYGGSATIVAKPKYVSDDECSSGTSGSADSNGNTSFGPTVASTLDSQGKLSVILEELREIKETQSQLADDIENLKAQFKRDYGFISQMLQEERYRYERLEDQLNDLTDLHQHETANLKQELASIEEKVAYQAYERSRDVQEALESCQTRVSKLELHQQEQQAQQSETVNAKVLLGKCINVILAFMTVILVCVSTIAKFIAPMMKSRFHIICTFFAVTLLAIFCKNWDHIICAIERMIIPR, encoded by the exons ATGAATACCCTGAGTTTACCGCTTAACATTCGCCGTGGAGGCTCTGACACAAACCTGAACTTTGATGTACCAGATGGGGTCCTAGACTTTCACAAAGTCAAACTCAGTGCAGACagcttgaaacagaaaatcctcAAAGTTACAGAACAAATCAAAGTTGAACAGACAGCTCGTGATGGAAACGTGGCTGAGTATTTGAAACTGGTGAACAGTGCGGACAAGCAACAGGCTGGGCGCATTAAACAAGTCTTTGAGAAAAAGAACCAGAAATCTGCCCACTCCATTGCCCAACTGCAGAAGAAATTGGAACAGTATCACAAAAAGCTCAAGGATATTGAACAAAATGGATCTTCCAAAAGTACAAAAGATACTTCAAAAGACATTCAGCATGGAAAGTCTCGCGCTTCTGGGCATggaacagagagcagcaagtCGGGTGTTCCGGGGGTATCCTTGACACCacctgtctttgttttcagcaagtCTAGAGAGTTTGCAAACCTCATCCGAAACAAATTTGGTAGTGCAGACAACATTGCTCATCTCAAAAATACCTTGGATGAATTTCGGCCAGAAACGAGCTCTAGAACATACGGGGGCAGTGCCACCATTGTTGCCAAACCAAAATATGTCAGTGATGATGAATGCTCAAGTGGGACCTCTGGCTCAGCAGATAGCAATGGCAACACTTCCTTTGGTCCTACTGTGGCAAGTACCCTGGACAGCCAAGGAAAGCTTTCCGTGATTTTGGAGGAACTAAGGGAAATCAAGGAAACACAGTCCCAATTAGCTGACGATATTGAGAATTTAAAAGCACAATTTAAAAGAGACTATGGCTTTATTTCTCAAATGTTACAAGAAGAAAGAtatag aTATGAAAGACTGGAAGACCAATTAAATGACCTCACTGATCTTCATCAACATGAGACAGCAAACTTGAAACAAGAGCTAGCCAGCATAGAGGAGAAAGTGGCCTATCAGGCATATGAGCGATCACGAGATGTTCAg GAAGCCTTGGAATCATGCCAGACCCGAGTTTCAAAACTGGAGCTCCATCAGCAAGAACAGCAAGCACAGCAGTCTGAAACGGTTAATGCCAAAGTGCTCCTGGGGAAATGTATAAATGTTATCCTGGCCTTCATGACTGTCATCTTAGTGTGCGTTTCTACTATTGCAAAGTTCATTGCTCCTATGATGAAGAGCCGTTTTCATATCATCTGCACTTTTTTTGCAGTGACACTGCTGgcaatattttgtaaaaactGGGATCATATCATTTGTGCCATAGAAAGGATGATCATACCAAGATGA
- the TMCC3 gene encoding transmembrane and coiled-coil domain protein 3 isoform X1 produces MPGSDTALAVDRTYSDPERHRRRKTRVERHDMNTLSLPLNIRRGGSDTNLNFDVPDGVLDFHKVKLSADSLKQKILKVTEQIKVEQTARDGNVAEYLKLVNSADKQQAGRIKQVFEKKNQKSAHSIAQLQKKLEQYHKKLKDIEQNGSSKSTKDTSKDIQHGKSRASGHGTESSKSGVPGVSLTPPVFVFSKSREFANLIRNKFGSADNIAHLKNTLDEFRPETSSRTYGGSATIVAKPKYVSDDECSSGTSGSADSNGNTSFGPTVASTLDSQGKLSVILEELREIKETQSQLADDIENLKAQFKRDYGFISQMLQEERYRYERLEDQLNDLTDLHQHETANLKQELASIEEKVAYQAYERSRDVQEALESCQTRVSKLELHQQEQQAQQSETVNAKVLLGKCINVILAFMTVILVCVSTIAKFIAPMMKSRFHIICTFFAVTLLAIFCKNWDHIICAIERMIIPR; encoded by the exons gTGGAAAGACATGACATGAATACCCTGAGTTTACCGCTTAACATTCGCCGTGGAGGCTCTGACACAAACCTGAACTTTGATGTACCAGATGGGGTCCTAGACTTTCACAAAGTCAAACTCAGTGCAGACagcttgaaacagaaaatcctcAAAGTTACAGAACAAATCAAAGTTGAACAGACAGCTCGTGATGGAAACGTGGCTGAGTATTTGAAACTGGTGAACAGTGCGGACAAGCAACAGGCTGGGCGCATTAAACAAGTCTTTGAGAAAAAGAACCAGAAATCTGCCCACTCCATTGCCCAACTGCAGAAGAAATTGGAACAGTATCACAAAAAGCTCAAGGATATTGAACAAAATGGATCTTCCAAAAGTACAAAAGATACTTCAAAAGACATTCAGCATGGAAAGTCTCGCGCTTCTGGGCATggaacagagagcagcaagtCGGGTGTTCCGGGGGTATCCTTGACACCacctgtctttgttttcagcaagtCTAGAGAGTTTGCAAACCTCATCCGAAACAAATTTGGTAGTGCAGACAACATTGCTCATCTCAAAAATACCTTGGATGAATTTCGGCCAGAAACGAGCTCTAGAACATACGGGGGCAGTGCCACCATTGTTGCCAAACCAAAATATGTCAGTGATGATGAATGCTCAAGTGGGACCTCTGGCTCAGCAGATAGCAATGGCAACACTTCCTTTGGTCCTACTGTGGCAAGTACCCTGGACAGCCAAGGAAAGCTTTCCGTGATTTTGGAGGAACTAAGGGAAATCAAGGAAACACAGTCCCAATTAGCTGACGATATTGAGAATTTAAAAGCACAATTTAAAAGAGACTATGGCTTTATTTCTCAAATGTTACAAGAAGAAAGAtatag aTATGAAAGACTGGAAGACCAATTAAATGACCTCACTGATCTTCATCAACATGAGACAGCAAACTTGAAACAAGAGCTAGCCAGCATAGAGGAGAAAGTGGCCTATCAGGCATATGAGCGATCACGAGATGTTCAg GAAGCCTTGGAATCATGCCAGACCCGAGTTTCAAAACTGGAGCTCCATCAGCAAGAACAGCAAGCACAGCAGTCTGAAACGGTTAATGCCAAAGTGCTCCTGGGGAAATGTATAAATGTTATCCTGGCCTTCATGACTGTCATCTTAGTGTGCGTTTCTACTATTGCAAAGTTCATTGCTCCTATGATGAAGAGCCGTTTTCATATCATCTGCACTTTTTTTGCAGTGACACTGCTGgcaatattttgtaaaaactGGGATCATATCATTTGTGCCATAGAAAGGATGATCATACCAAGATGA